A single Diachasmimorpha longicaudata isolate KC_UGA_2023 chromosome 10, iyDiaLong2, whole genome shotgun sequence DNA region contains:
- the LOC135166470 gene encoding uncharacterized protein LOC135166470 isoform X1, which produces MENVAKKRAHQKVESISDEDLKKIIKEMVKKALNDNDHLVKLHKRVCEEWSSYLNTEPQKTSLEAPPPENKSPMTMNVRKKIEKPQVKSKTSSSSSKTTRKVTRKDHENRQKAHKQPRPEPEDSKRKRLKEDEESARWRRERAWEFYHQQKRFQKGWKMRKNWELNSWLNQLDSVLHQKYLREHRHQVQSFYCQPTYYGTDIPDALHQQSMQYRLTNPNY; this is translated from the exons atggaaaatgttGCAAAAAAAAGGGCTCACCAGAAGGTGGAGAGTATCTCAGATGAGGACTTGAAGAAAATCATCAAGGAGATGGTTAAAAAAGCTCTGAATGACAATG ATCACCTAGTGAAGCTCCACAAGAGAGTCTGCGAGGAGTGGTCGTCCTATCTGAACACGGAGCCCCAAAAAACTTCACTGGAGGCACCTCCACCGGAGAATAAATCCCCAATGACGATGAACGTccgcaaaaaaattgaaaaacctcAAGTAAAAAGTAAAACATCTTCCAGTTCCTCGAAGACCACCCGGAAAGTCACCCGAAAGGATCACGAAAATCGACAAAAGGCTCATAAACAACCTCGTCCTGAACCGGAAGACAGCAAAAGGAAGAGGCTAAAAGAGGATGAG GAGAGTGCACGATGGAGAAGGGAGAGGGCGTGGGAATTCTACCATCAGCAGAAGAGATTCCAGAAGGGCTGGAAGATGCGTAAGAACTGGGAATTGAATTCCTGGTTGAATCAGTTGGACTCGGTGCTTCATCAGAAGTACTTGAGAGAGCACAGGCACCAGGTGCAGTCGTTCTACTGCCAACCGACGTATTATGGGACGGATATTCCGGACGCTTTACACCAGCAGTCCATGCAATACCGATTGACGAATCcaaattattaa
- the LOC135166470 gene encoding uncharacterized protein LOC135166470 isoform X2, which yields MVKKALNDNDHLVKLHKRVCEEWSSYLNTEPQKTSLEAPPPENKSPMTMNVRKKIEKPQVKSKTSSSSSKTTRKVTRKDHENRQKAHKQPRPEPEDSKRKRLKEDEESARWRRERAWEFYHQQKRFQKGWKMRKNWELNSWLNQLDSVLHQKYLREHRHQVQSFYCQPTYYGTDIPDALHQQSMQYRLTNPNY from the exons ATGGTTAAAAAAGCTCTGAATGACAATG ATCACCTAGTGAAGCTCCACAAGAGAGTCTGCGAGGAGTGGTCGTCCTATCTGAACACGGAGCCCCAAAAAACTTCACTGGAGGCACCTCCACCGGAGAATAAATCCCCAATGACGATGAACGTccgcaaaaaaattgaaaaacctcAAGTAAAAAGTAAAACATCTTCCAGTTCCTCGAAGACCACCCGGAAAGTCACCCGAAAGGATCACGAAAATCGACAAAAGGCTCATAAACAACCTCGTCCTGAACCGGAAGACAGCAAAAGGAAGAGGCTAAAAGAGGATGAG GAGAGTGCACGATGGAGAAGGGAGAGGGCGTGGGAATTCTACCATCAGCAGAAGAGATTCCAGAAGGGCTGGAAGATGCGTAAGAACTGGGAATTGAATTCCTGGTTGAATCAGTTGGACTCGGTGCTTCATCAGAAGTACTTGAGAGAGCACAGGCACCAGGTGCAGTCGTTCTACTGCCAACCGACGTATTATGGGACGGATATTCCGGACGCTTTACACCAGCAGTCCATGCAATACCGATTGACGAATCcaaattattaa